One Sulfolobus sp. S-194 DNA segment encodes these proteins:
- a CDS encoding DUF460 domain-containing protein — MRVLGVDIEPGKSPNSSQPPSYAVVIINEKGEIEEKYENIGIGKLIRIIWEKRPEAIATDNIYELASNEKQLIKLFSLLPDNLQIIQTTYINGQFKDIREVARENGIDIQGKTNPLKTAYLAALLALKGLGTPIKAIENKTKIIVSRGRALGPGGMSSNRYKRHIRGLVLRVMKEIKEKLDKNGFDYDYTIKRTKAGIEKAVFIVYAPRQSLNGIIKKMKGHDLVVDIKPIFKSKIEFVDKEKFSRKPVIVGIDPGIEVGISIIDLYANPVYLDSKRNIDREEIINIIRQNGKPVLIATDVNPVPDTVRKIAAQLRCKIYEPERPLYIDEKMELVSKFSEIHKIKIDDPHIRDSLSAALKAYYDFSHKLRQIEGFLGRLDLDIEEDKIIECVINGNTINECIEKEIEKEVTVTTRIEQPKATENKQTTNFPHSHNNELLEYKKENERLKRYIKQLLQYKEYLEHRIDEIKASINIEVEKDRRVYELHTIISTYLKQIESFKVQIENKEKEISKLKEIIRGLIYGDKVALHKSQLPPYFKIEKNKIIFIDQEISIEVLDLIIDDYVILEKTLLRDLELLNKERLMNIDTNIDLKRIIDEYRKQRFRTT; from the coding sequence ATGCGGGTATTAGGTGTAGATATAGAACCTGGAAAAAGCCCTAATTCCTCTCAACCACCTTCTTATGCAGTAGTAATTATCAATGAAAAAGGCGAAATTGAAGAAAAATATGAAAATATAGGCATTGGTAAACTTATACGAATCATATGGGAAAAGAGACCAGAAGCTATAGCAACTGATAATATATATGAACTAGCATCTAATGAAAAACAATTAATTAAATTATTTTCTTTATTACCGGATAATTTACAAATAATACAGACTACGTATATAAATGGACAATTTAAAGATATAAGAGAAGTAGCTAGGGAGAATGGCATAGATATTCAAGGAAAAACTAACCCACTAAAAACAGCATACTTAGCAGCGCTTTTGGCCTTAAAAGGTCTCGGTACACCGATTAAAGCAATAGAAAATAAAACAAAGATTATTGTAAGTAGAGGTAGAGCTCTTGGCCCTGGAGGAATGAGTAGTAATAGGTATAAACGACATATTAGGGGACTAGTATTAAGAGTTATGAAAGAAATCAAAGAAAAATTAGATAAAAATGGTTTTGATTATGATTATACTATAAAGAGAACGAAGGCTGGCATAGAAAAAGCTGTATTTATTGTATATGCTCCTCGTCAAAGCTTAAATGGAATAATTAAAAAAATGAAAGGACACGACTTAGTAGTTGATATAAAACCGATATTCAAAAGTAAGATTGAATTTGTAGATAAGGAAAAATTCTCAAGAAAACCAGTTATAGTCGGAATAGACCCTGGTATTGAAGTAGGAATATCTATAATTGACCTTTATGCTAATCCGGTATATCTCGATAGCAAAAGAAATATTGACAGAGAAGAAATTATTAATATAATAAGACAAAACGGGAAACCAGTATTAATAGCTACTGATGTAAACCCAGTGCCAGACACAGTGAGAAAAATAGCTGCACAGCTTAGATGCAAAATCTATGAGCCAGAAAGACCTTTGTATATAGATGAAAAAATGGAGTTAGTTAGTAAGTTTTCCGAAATACACAAAATTAAAATTGATGATCCTCACATAAGAGATTCGCTATCTGCAGCATTAAAAGCATATTATGATTTTTCCCATAAATTGAGGCAGATTGAAGGTTTTCTTGGAAGATTAGATTTAGATATAGAAGAAGATAAGATAATTGAATGTGTAATTAACGGAAATACGATAAATGAGTGTATTGAGAAAGAAATTGAAAAAGAAGTTACAGTTACAACACGAATAGAACAGCCTAAAGCCACAGAAAATAAGCAAACAACTAATTTTCCTCACTCACATAATAATGAACTGCTTGAATATAAGAAAGAAAATGAGAGATTAAAAAGATATATAAAACAACTGTTACAATACAAAGAATATCTAGAGCATAGAATAGACGAAATAAAAGCCTCAATAAACATAGAAGTAGAGAAAGATAGAAGAGTATATGAACTTCATACTATAATAAGTACTTATTTAAAGCAGATTGAGTCATTCAAAGTTCAAATAGAAAATAAAGAAAAAGAAATATCAAAATTAAAAGAGATAATAAGAGGTCTAATCTATGGAGATAAGGTCGCATTACATAAATCGCAATTGCCACCCTACTTTAAAATAGAGAAAAACAAGATTATATTTATAGACCAAGAAATTAGCATTGAGGTATTAGATTTAATCATAGATGATTATGTAATATTAGAAAAAACTTTGTTAAGAGACTTAGAACTGTTAAATAAAGAGAGACTGATGAATATAGATACAAACATAGATCTTAAAAGAATTATTGATGAATATAGGAAACAACGTTTTAGAACAACATAA
- a CDS encoding winged helix-turn-helix domain-containing protein: MELTISDPEDILKISRALSVISRINILKLVAENEMSITELSEVLHMTKANISMHINELENSGLIEITYKNGIKGIKKIIKAKYDKIIINLNSGSSSKETYKDG, translated from the coding sequence GTGGAACTAACAATATCAGACCCAGAAGATATATTAAAGATTTCTAGAGCTTTATCAGTAATATCAAGAATAAATATATTAAAACTAGTAGCTGAAAATGAAATGAGTATTACTGAATTAAGTGAAGTATTACACATGACAAAAGCTAACATTAGTATGCATATTAATGAGCTAGAAAACTCTGGATTAATTGAAATAACTTATAAAAACGGAATAAAAGGTATAAAAAAGATTATAAAAGCTAAATATGATAAAATTATTATTAATTTAAACTCCGGCAGCAGCTCTAAGGAAACCTATAAAGACGGGTGA
- a CDS encoding orotidine 5'-phosphate decarboxylase / HUMPS family protein — MMELLEKLLKSKNLQVALDFIDLKNAEEIAKQSIEAGADILEVGTPLVKSYGIQGIRRIREIAKERIVLADTKTADAGDVEAEIVHLGEGNIMTVLGIMDDATIESAVKKAHEYGILVQADLINVKDILKRAEEIKQLGVDIIGLHVGLDVQKKRGITIRDLKNEIRKVSELGVIVSVAGGLNKNNIVDLIDLPINIYVVGGAITRAKNPLEEAKQIVKIIKG, encoded by the coding sequence ATGATGGAATTACTGGAAAAATTATTAAAAAGTAAAAATTTACAAGTAGCATTGGATTTTATTGATTTAAAAAACGCAGAAGAAATTGCAAAACAATCTATCGAAGCTGGAGCAGATATATTAGAAGTTGGGACACCTTTAGTTAAGTCTTATGGCATACAAGGAATAAGAAGAATAAGGGAAATTGCAAAAGAAAGAATTGTTTTAGCTGACACTAAAACTGCAGATGCTGGTGATGTAGAGGCTGAAATAGTTCATCTAGGAGAAGGTAATATTATGACAGTCCTTGGAATTATGGATGATGCTACAATAGAAAGTGCAGTAAAGAAAGCACATGAATATGGAATTCTAGTCCAAGCAGATCTCATAAACGTGAAAGATATTCTAAAGAGAGCAGAAGAAATTAAACAATTAGGAGTAGATATAATAGGGTTGCATGTAGGATTAGATGTGCAGAAAAAAAGAGGTATTACTATAAGAGATTTAAAGAACGAAATAAGAAAAGTTAGCGAACTGGGAGTAATAGTATCAGTTGCTGGTGGTTTAAATAAGAATAATATTGTTGACCTTATAGATTTGCCTATAAATATTTATGTTGTTGGTGGAGCAATAACAAGAGCGAAGAATCCGTTAGAAGAAGCTAAGCAAATCGTTAAAATAATTAAGGGGTAA
- a CDS encoding U6 snRNA-associated Sm-like protein LSm6 — protein MQAKIENPLKSLKTATNKIVLVKLKDGSEYVGRLEQSDGTMNLVLRDCIETREGTAEPVAKYGRVLIRGSNILFISVDYEALMGK, from the coding sequence GTGCAAGCAAAGATAGAAAATCCATTAAAGAGTTTAAAAACTGCAACAAATAAAATTGTATTAGTGAAACTTAAAGATGGATCAGAATACGTTGGAAGATTAGAACAAAGTGACGGTACGATGAATTTAGTACTGAGAGACTGTATTGAGACAAGAGAAGGTACAGCTGAACCTGTTGCAAAATACGGAAGAGTTCTAATAAGAGGTAGCAATATACTTTTCATAAGTGTTGATTACGAAGCCTTAATGGGAAAATAA
- a CDS encoding CTP synthase, whose product MTKYIIITGGVLSSVGKGTLAASIGLLLKNRGYKVTMVKVDPYINVDAGTMNPYMHGEVFVTEDGAETDLDLGHYERFVGINMYSYNNITAGKVYFEVIKNERQGKYLGQTVQIIPHVTDQIKSMIRYASNMANADITIVEIGGTVGDIEGLPFLEAVRQLKLEEEEGNVVFVHVALVEFLKVTEEIKTKPLQHSVQELRRIGIQPDIIVARSVVPLDEETKKKIALFTNVKPEYIFSNYDVNMTYEVPLILEKQGLASKILNKLNLPDNQPNLSEWIQFIDNLKTADKEVKIALVGKYTKLKDSYISIKEAIYHAAAKLHIKPVLVWIESTDIENSKEAIDKLRSVDGIIVLPGFGSRGVEGKILAIKYARENNVPFLGICYGMQLAVVEFARNVLGLEKAHTTEVDPNTPHPVITLLDEQKKVVQIGGTMRLGSQKVIIKEGTLAYRIYGNTEVYERHRHRYEVNPEYADLLQKGGLVISGVSENDLVEMIELKNHKFFLGLQGHPEYKSRPLAPSPVFIGFLRAAAGV is encoded by the coding sequence TTGACGAAATATATTATAATTACTGGAGGAGTATTATCAAGTGTTGGTAAAGGTACGTTAGCTGCTTCTATAGGATTACTTTTAAAAAATAGAGGATATAAGGTAACTATGGTTAAGGTAGATCCATATATTAATGTTGATGCGGGTACAATGAATCCTTATATGCATGGTGAAGTATTTGTAACTGAGGACGGTGCAGAGACAGATTTAGATTTAGGTCATTATGAGAGATTTGTTGGTATTAATATGTATAGTTACAATAATATTACTGCTGGTAAGGTTTACTTTGAAGTTATAAAGAATGAGAGACAAGGAAAATATTTAGGTCAAACAGTTCAAATCATACCTCATGTTACGGATCAAATAAAGAGTATGATAAGATATGCTTCTAATATGGCAAATGCTGACATTACTATCGTGGAGATAGGTGGAACTGTTGGAGATATAGAAGGTTTACCATTCTTAGAAGCAGTAAGACAATTAAAACTAGAAGAGGAAGAAGGAAATGTAGTTTTTGTTCATGTTGCCTTAGTCGAATTCCTTAAAGTAACTGAAGAAATAAAAACTAAACCTTTACAACATAGTGTACAAGAATTAAGAAGAATAGGAATACAGCCAGATATTATAGTTGCTAGATCTGTAGTTCCATTAGATGAAGAGACAAAGAAGAAGATTGCATTGTTTACGAATGTGAAACCAGAATATATCTTTTCTAACTATGATGTTAATATGACTTATGAAGTTCCTCTAATTCTAGAAAAACAAGGCTTAGCAAGTAAGATTTTAAATAAACTTAACTTGCCAGATAATCAGCCTAATCTATCTGAATGGATTCAATTCATAGATAATTTAAAGACAGCGGATAAAGAAGTAAAAATTGCTCTTGTGGGGAAGTATACAAAGCTTAAAGATAGCTACATCAGTATTAAGGAAGCGATTTATCACGCAGCTGCTAAGCTTCATATTAAGCCTGTTCTAGTTTGGATAGAATCTACTGATATAGAGAATTCAAAAGAAGCCATTGATAAATTGAGATCTGTTGATGGAATAATAGTTCTACCCGGATTCGGTTCACGAGGAGTAGAGGGGAAAATTCTTGCAATTAAATATGCGAGAGAAAATAATGTACCGTTCCTTGGTATCTGCTATGGTATGCAACTAGCGGTAGTAGAATTTGCAAGAAATGTGTTAGGACTAGAAAAAGCTCATACTACTGAGGTTGATCCTAATACACCTCATCCAGTAATCACATTATTAGACGAGCAAAAGAAAGTTGTACAAATTGGAGGCACAATGAGGTTGGGCTCTCAAAAGGTAATCATTAAAGAAGGAACTTTGGCTTATAGAATTTATGGAAATACAGAAGTATATGAAAGGCATAGGCATAGATATGAAGTAAACCCAGAATATGCAGATCTTTTACAGAAAGGTGGTCTTGTAATATCTGGTGTAAGTGAGAATGATCTAGTAGAAATGATTGAGCTTAAGAATCATAAATTCTTCCTAGGCTTGCAAGGTCATCCAGAATATAAAAGTAGACCTTTAGCTCCTTCACCCGTCTTTATAGGTTTCCTTAGAGCTGCTGCCGGAGTTTAA
- a CDS encoding RIO1 family regulatory kinase/ATPase, whose translation MAVLTLAERASLVGSLDYKVLRTIYELNSSYEYVPYSIIINKLGLLERELKEVLLKLYNLKLVSKERVLKEIGYRITFTGLDTLAIKKLYASKVLNKLGIIIGEGKESNVYFGYDFSDETIIVKFHRVGRTSYKNIRKIRGIKYKEDWIKLTIENAEREFSALSCLINNYANVPKPLGQAYNAVVMEYIQGNELYRTNLNNPEEVLEEIISNVRIAYQYCGKLVHGDLSEYNILIREDGKPYIIDWPQWKKDDEDLLFRDLTNILYYFNKKYEIYKDIDQVINYIKGE comes from the coding sequence ATGGCTGTTTTAACATTAGCAGAAAGAGCCTCTCTAGTAGGATCTCTTGATTATAAAGTTTTGAGAACTATTTACGAATTGAATTCTAGTTATGAATATGTTCCATATTCGATAATAATAAACAAACTAGGATTACTAGAAAGAGAACTTAAAGAGGTTCTTCTAAAATTATACAATCTAAAGCTCGTATCTAAAGAAAGAGTATTGAAAGAAATAGGATACAGAATTACTTTCACCGGTTTAGATACCTTGGCAATTAAAAAATTATATGCTAGTAAAGTACTAAATAAATTAGGAATAATAATAGGTGAAGGAAAAGAAAGTAATGTTTACTTCGGATATGATTTCTCAGATGAAACAATAATAGTAAAATTCCATAGAGTAGGCAGAACTAGTTACAAAAATATAAGAAAAATACGCGGAATAAAATATAAAGAAGATTGGATAAAATTAACAATAGAAAATGCTGAAAGAGAATTTAGTGCACTAAGTTGCCTTATTAATAACTATGCCAATGTTCCTAAACCACTAGGTCAAGCTTACAATGCTGTTGTTATGGAATATATTCAAGGTAACGAATTATATAGAACCAATTTGAATAATCCAGAGGAAGTGTTAGAAGAAATAATCTCTAATGTCAGAATTGCATACCAATACTGCGGCAAATTAGTACACGGGGATTTAAGTGAATATAATATATTAATAAGAGAGGATGGTAAGCCATATATTATAGATTGGCCCCAATGGAAAAAAGATGATGAAGACTTATTATTTAGAGATCTAACAAACATATTATATTACTTTAATAAAAAATACGAAATATATAAAGATATTGATCAAGTAATAAATTATATAAAGGGGGAATAA
- the rqcH gene encoding ribosome rescue protein RqcH encodes MSYLDLLAWITENKNEIISCRVDNVYKISGTQAYFLKLHCKNGDKNLVIEPGKRIHFTKYDRQKEISSEVSLIRAHIKDKIINNIELLGKERILKLTFMDRLMYIELLPRGLLVITDLENRILFATEYKEFKDRVIKPNVIYAPPPPPPPLTDEEIDKLLKKGNLSRILGVPQEIIEALEISVLNKQELDNAILKIKKLEEDIEKGNFNKCLIPNLTVLPLKFDSCIEKDNYNDALDEFFTNEEKTIIKSETDKKLEEEKKKLVKTIEEIENEIETYKKEEYKYRNIANILIANYQNIENEINKNLGKNIIKIKLNEYEIELDPKLSVYKNASKYFDIAKEYAEKIKKAEETLNNLKQKLKELDKQIEERTEEIRISLRKREWYEKYRWSFTRNGYLVIAGRDIDQNESLVRKLLEPKDIFLHADIQGAPATIIKTQGNNVTEDDIRDAAVIAACYSKAWKVGMGAIDVFWVNGDQVSKSPPSGEYLKKGSFMIYGKKNFINNVKMQLFLGLTEDFKVIVGSEEVVKKYSGFNIFILLEPGDEDPSKLSAKIIKILQEKLKLKGLRTLQDDIIRSLPGKSKIVAIKNKT; translated from the coding sequence CATTTTACAAAATATGATAGACAGAAAGAAATATCTAGTGAAGTATCATTAATTAGAGCTCATATCAAAGATAAAATTATAAATAACATAGAACTTCTAGGGAAAGAAAGAATCCTAAAGTTAACCTTCATGGATCGACTTATGTACATAGAGTTATTACCCAGAGGTCTTTTAGTTATAACTGATTTAGAAAATAGAATCTTATTTGCTACTGAATATAAGGAATTTAAAGATAGAGTAATAAAACCAAACGTAATATACGCTCCACCACCCCCTCCTCCGCCTTTAACAGATGAAGAAATTGATAAATTATTAAAAAAAGGTAACTTATCTAGGATTTTAGGAGTACCTCAAGAGATAATTGAAGCATTAGAAATCTCGGTTTTAAACAAACAAGAATTAGATAATGCAATTCTAAAAATTAAGAAATTAGAAGAGGACATAGAAAAAGGAAACTTTAACAAATGTCTAATCCCTAATTTGACTGTATTACCCTTAAAATTCGATTCTTGCATAGAAAAAGATAACTATAATGACGCATTAGACGAGTTCTTTACTAATGAGGAAAAAACAATTATAAAAAGTGAAACAGATAAAAAATTAGAGGAAGAAAAGAAAAAGTTAGTTAAAACAATTGAGGAAATAGAAAATGAAATAGAAACATATAAGAAAGAAGAATATAAATATAGAAATATTGCCAATATTTTAATAGCAAACTACCAGAATATAGAAAATGAGATAAATAAAAATCTTGGTAAAAATATTATCAAAATAAAGCTTAATGAGTACGAGATTGAATTAGATCCGAAGTTATCGGTATACAAAAATGCTTCAAAGTATTTTGATATTGCTAAAGAATACGCAGAAAAAATAAAGAAGGCTGAAGAGACTTTAAATAATCTTAAACAAAAACTAAAGGAACTTGATAAGCAAATAGAAGAAAGAACTGAAGAAATAAGAATTTCACTAAGAAAAAGAGAATGGTATGAAAAATATAGGTGGAGTTTCACAAGAAATGGTTATCTGGTGATAGCAGGAAGAGACATAGATCAAAATGAAAGTTTAGTTAGAAAGCTATTAGAACCTAAAGATATTTTTCTTCATGCAGATATTCAAGGAGCCCCTGCTACTATAATAAAGACTCAAGGAAATAACGTAACAGAAGATGATATTAGAGATGCGGCTGTGATTGCAGCATGTTATTCGAAAGCATGGAAAGTCGGAATGGGGGCTATAGATGTATTCTGGGTAAATGGAGATCAAGTAAGCAAATCTCCGCCCAGCGGAGAATACCTTAAGAAAGGGTCTTTTATGATTTATGGTAAGAAGAACTTTATAAATAACGTTAAGATGCAACTATTTCTTGGTTTAACCGAAGATTTTAAGGTAATCGTAGGTAGTGAAGAAGTAGTTAAGAAGTATAGCGGTTTTAATATTTTTATTCTCCTTGAACCTGGCGATGAGGATCCTAGTAAATTGTCTGCAAAAATAATTAAAATTTTACAAGAAAAATTAAAATTAAAAGGTTTACGAACATTACAAGATGATATAATAAGATCCCTTCCCGGTAAAAGCAAAATAGTAGCAATAAAGAATAAAACTTAG
- a CDS encoding methionine adenosyltransferase yields the protein MRNINVQLSHWVDIDSLEVELVERKGTGHPDYIADSASEEASRKLSLYYLKRYGTILHHNLDKTLVVGGQASPRFKGGEVLQPIYIIVAGRATTEVKTESGIESIPVGTIIIESVKEWIKEHFRYLDPEKHVIVDYKIGKGSSDLVGIFEVAKKSVPLSNDTSFGVGFAPYSKLENLVYQTERYLNSKEMKAKIPEIGEDIKVMGLRKGKTIELTIAMAVISQLVSDLNHYIAIKEEAKQAILNLASKLVPNYDVKVNINTGDKIDKGIVYLTVTGTSAEHGDDGMTGRGNRATGLITPMRPMSLEATAGKNPVNHVGKIYNIVANLIAQKVSTEVKGVKNVQVEVLGQIGRPIDDPLIANVQVTTESGSLTAEMKREIEGISDEILGSITKISDLILENKVMLF from the coding sequence ATGAGAAACATAAACGTGCAGTTAAGCCATTGGGTTGATATAGATTCGTTAGAAGTAGAGCTTGTAGAGCGCAAAGGTACTGGTCATCCAGACTACATAGCAGATTCCGCCTCAGAAGAAGCAAGTAGAAAATTATCTCTCTATTATCTGAAAAGATATGGTACAATACTTCATCATAATTTAGATAAGACATTGGTGGTTGGAGGACAAGCATCACCTAGATTTAAAGGAGGAGAAGTTTTACAACCGATTTATATTATTGTAGCTGGAAGAGCTACGACTGAAGTAAAGACCGAGTCTGGAATTGAAAGCATACCGGTTGGAACTATTATTATTGAAAGTGTTAAGGAATGGATTAAAGAACATTTTAGATATTTAGACCCAGAAAAACATGTTATAGTTGACTATAAGATAGGCAAAGGTTCAAGTGATTTAGTGGGAATATTTGAGGTAGCTAAGAAATCAGTTCCCTTATCGAATGATACTAGTTTTGGAGTAGGTTTTGCACCATATTCAAAATTAGAAAATCTAGTCTATCAAACAGAAAGATATCTTAACTCTAAGGAAATGAAAGCAAAAATACCCGAAATAGGGGAAGATATAAAAGTTATGGGATTAAGAAAAGGTAAAACAATTGAATTAACTATTGCAATGGCTGTTATAAGTCAATTAGTAAGCGATTTAAATCATTATATTGCTATAAAAGAAGAGGCAAAACAAGCTATCTTAAATCTAGCGAGTAAGCTTGTACCAAATTATGATGTAAAAGTCAACATAAATACTGGAGATAAAATAGATAAAGGAATTGTGTATTTGACTGTAACAGGGACATCAGCTGAACATGGAGACGATGGTATGACTGGAAGAGGTAATAGGGCTACTGGTTTAATAACACCAATGAGGCCTATGTCATTAGAAGCTACTGCTGGAAAGAATCCCGTTAATCATGTAGGAAAAATATACAATATAGTCGCTAATCTAATTGCTCAAAAAGTTTCTACTGAAGTTAAAGGAGTTAAGAATGTCCAGGTTGAGGTATTAGGCCAAATTGGTAGGCCTATAGATGATCCTTTAATAGCAAATGTCCAGGTGACCACAGAAAGTGGTAGTTTGACTGCTGAAATGAAAAGAGAAATTGAAGGAATATCTGATGAGATATTGGGCTCTATAACTAAAATATCAGATCTAATATTAGAAAATAAAGTTATGTTGTTCTAA